Sequence from the Leptospira johnsonii genome:
CTGATCTGCTCCTGGATCTGGAACAAGACCCTGCTTTCGTAACGGTCGAAGTAGTAAGCCGCAATGTTCCTGAGATCTTATTGGATCTATGTTGTTCTGTTTCCTCCGAAGGTTTGAGCCTGGTTGGAATGCAGAGTTACACTTTCGAAGAATTCCAGATCCATATTCTTCAAGTAACGGATCCTCAAGGCAGCGGTAACATTTCTTCTGAAAAACTTTCCAGAATGGAAGGCAAACTCAGATTAATGGCTTCCGGAGAATTACAAAGAGACAGTATCGCTTTCGAAAGAACTGAATGGAATCCACGTAAGACGATACCTGAGAGTATTATCAATCGTTCCGTTCGTTTTTCTAACGAAGATGTTACTGATACAACCATCATGGAAGTCCGTATGCCTGATATGGTCGGTTTAGTGTATCGGATCTTGAGAAAAGTATTCGATTTTGGTTTAAAAGTTTCTCATTTAAGGGTCTCAACATCTGCGGATTATGCTTATGACTCATTCTATCTCCAGACAAAGGACGGGGAACAGGTCAAAGATGCAGAATTGTTAAAATCCCTGGAAGATAAGATCTTAAGAATCCAGCCGGTGGAAAGGATGACAGGCGAACTCGTTTTTTAAAAATGGTCCCCAGTATGGATTCGGGTAGTCGTTCCACAGTCACTTCTAAAAGAAAAAAAGAAACTGCGACATCTGTTAAGCTGATCAAAAAGCCTAACACTCCTCGTCGCGGTAAAAAGATAGATGCGGACTGGTGGAAGAACGCTGTTGTTTACCAGATCTATCCCAGAAGTTTTAAAGATACGAACGGGGACGGCATCGGTGACCTAGAAGGTATCATTCAAAAACTAGATTATTTGAATGACGGGACTCCGAACTCTCTCGGCATTGATGCCATTTGGCTTTCTCCTATTTATCCTTCTCCTATGTATGATTTCGGATACGATATATCGGATTACGAAAGTATCGATCCAGTATTCGGTAACTTGGATACATTCAAACGTTTATTAAAAGAAGCTCATAAACGTAAGATCAGGATCATTATGGACCTGGTTGCAAATCATACTTCTCACCAACATCCTTGGTTTTTAGAATCTAAATCTTCCAAAGACAATCCTAAAAGAGATTGGTATATTTGGAAGGATCCAATCGACGGAAAACCTCCAAATAATTGGATGGGAACTTTCGGGGGAAGAGCGTGGACCTTAGATAAAACCACTGGTCAGTATTATTATCATTCTTTCTTAGCGGAACAACCGGACTTGAACTGGAGAAATCCAGAAGTTAAAAAAGCGATCTTCTCCATGGTCAAAAATTGGCTGGATCTAGGAGTGGATGGTTTCCGTTTAGATGTAGTGAATCTATTCGTTAAAGATTCCGAGTTAAGAAGTAACCCTCGCAAAAGATGGATCGCTAGACCATTCGATCAACAAAATCATATATATGATCGTGATCGTCCTGAGATGCATGATATCTTAAAAGATCTCCGAAAACTTTTGGATTCATATGGAGATAGAATGTCCGTAGGTGAAGTGATGATGGAGCCCCCAGGCACAAGCGCACTTCCAGCTTCTTATTACGGTACGAAAGGTGACGAACTTCATCTGGCGTTTAACTTTGCTTTCTTTTACACTCCTTGGAAAGCGGAAAAATTCAGGGACGTGATCAAAGAATGGGAGAAGTATCTCCGAGACAAGGGCTGGCCGAATTATACATTAAGTAATCATGATTTCCGCAGACATATCACCAGATATTCCAAAGGGAGAGAGACAACCGCTAGAGCAAAGATAGCTGCTCTAATGCTTTTGACCCTAAGAGGAACTCCATTCTTATATTATGGTGAAGAGCTGGGAATGATGGACGAAAGAGTCCCAAAAAATCGGATCCAAGATCCAGTAGGTATCAGATACTGGCCTGTTTATCCAAGCCGTGACAACTGCAGACTTCCTATGTGTTGGTCCGGAGATGTGAACGGAGGATTCAGCAATGGAGAACCTTGGCTTCCTGTTTTTTCCAGATACGAATCAGTAAACGTAGAAACCCAGTCCAGATCCATCGACAGTTTATTAAATTTTTATAAAAAGCTAATATGGCTCAGAAAAGGGAACGAGATCTTGAAAAAAGGGACTCTTGCCCTGGATTACGATTCTCCTCCAGGTGTTCTGCAATATACTAGAGAGTTCGAAAAGAAAAAATGTCTGATCATTTTGAACTTTGAGAACGAATCCAAAAAGATCGTAGCAAATGCGAACCGTACCGCTCAGATACTCATCTCCACTCATAGAAAGCCGGAGAAGATGGAAATTCCTGTGGTCTTCGAGATTGCACCTTATGAAGGTTTGGTTTTAGAATATTAAGGGTTTGCAATCTCGGAGAAACACGAGATTACTCTTTTTACGGATTTTTTTCCATCTACCGATTTTATTTATTCTTAAATCGGATCGCCCTTATGTCTTAATTTTATGATTTCGGAATAACTCTTATAATAGGGGTTTTTCGAATGAAATACTTAGCCGTTTTACTCTTCTTTTCTTCCTACATTGTTCTATACGCTCAATCTGCATCTCCGTGTATAGAACCGGAAAGTTCGCCTTCGAAACCGGCGAAAGTTTTGGTAAAGAGAGAAGCTTCGCCAATCTTAAGAAGGGAAAACGAGGAACAATTCCTACTCTCAATGGATTTTATGAAATCCAAAACTAAAAACATAAAGATTCCGACTGAAGTCAAGGAAGGAACCTTCATAACGGTTACGTATATTCATTCCATATGTAAAACTTCTCAGTATGATCAACTAAGATTGGATAAGGAAAGAAAAAAGGAGTTATTGAGAATATTTCCTAAACTTGATAAGAACTTGTTAGTAGAATGGAAGGAAACAAAATACGATTCTTGCGGAGAAAAGGAAAATACTTCGGATAAATTTCACGGCTTCGCAATACACTATAGACCAAAACCTTCGGAAGAAACATGGAAGAAGGAAAAGGATATCCTATTCGGAAAGAAACCTGGAAGTTCAGCCGAAAGTCGTTCTGAATCTTGCGTTGCCGAATCTGGACCTCCTCAACGATTCCAGAAAGATGAGATCGTTTCGAAAGTCTTGGAAAGAAAAAAGGAATGGGACGGAGCGATCGTAGGAGATCTTACCGGAAGTATGTTTCCTTATACCCAGCAATTATTCCTTTATTTCAAATTGCAGACTCTTAAGAAGAACGAGAAATCTTTCGTTTTTTTCAACGACGGAGACCTTACTCCTAATGAGAAGAAACTAGTCGGAAAGACCGGAGGGATATACTTCCAGAAATTGAAATCGTATGAGGAACTAGAAAAATTAGCGAAAGCGACGATCAGCGGAGGATACGGAGGCGATGGTCCTGAAAATGATATCGAGGCTTTGATCAAAGCGCAGGCGGTCTGTCCCGAGTGTAAGGAGCTGATCCTAATTGCGGATAATTTTTCTACGATGAGAGACTATTCTTTGATGAGCCAGATTCAAAAGCCGGTAAGGGTTGTATTATGTGGCTCTTTTGCAGGGATTAATACGGAATATCTGGATTTAGCTAGAAATACAAAAGGATCTGTTCATACGATAGAAGAAGATTTAGAAAACCTGATGGAGTTGAACGAAGGCCAAACGATCGAATTGAACAAAAAAAAATATGTATTGGAAAAAGGTAGATTTAAACCGATCCAATCTATCTAAAACGAACGACGTTTAACAAATATTACTCATATTAGAAAATTTAAAAAATAGTCGCAGTTCGTATGATTTACCCTAATATAGTTTTGAGTAAGATTATTATTAGAGAATTATATGAATCATCCATTACGTTTAGCCGAAAACCCAGGTTTATCTTCTTACGACTTAACCAGTTATAAAGGGAATAGAGGTAAAAACTTTTACGAAGAGGACAAGATCCTTCAAAGAGTAATAGAAAGATACTCTTCCGATTACAAACCTGATCATAAAAAAGCGATGTTGGACCATCTCAAAGGTTATGGAGAATTGGTCGGAGGAATTTTAGACGAACTCACCGAGGCTTCTCATAAGGAAGGTAAATACGGAGAAGTGGTCAAATACGATCGCACAGGAAATCGTATAGACCAGATCGTTTATTCCCACGAACAAAAACTTTCCAGAAAGATCTCCTACGATTACGGAATTGTTAATTTAGATTTTCATGATGAATGGAAATTTCCCTTTACGGATCTTCATAGACAAGCTTTGACCTATCTTGCCAACCAGAATGGAGAGGGCGGAGTGACTTGTCCTTTGGCAATGACTGAAGGTATGATCCGAGTTCTGCAAGGTATCGGAACAGAAGAACAAAAAAAGAAATATCTTCCTCTGGTGGCAGGAAAGGGTTCCTTCTCTCATTTCATGGCGGGACAATATGTGACCGAAAGAGTGGGAGGAAGCAACGTAGGCGCCAACCGTACGATCGCACGTAAGGGTGAGAATGGGAAATGGATCCTGAACGGAGAAAAATGGTTCTGCTCAAACCCGGGAGACCTTTGGGTCACAACAGCTAAGATAGAAGATACCGAAACGGTAGGATTGTTCCTGGTCCCAAGGATCAAAGACAATGGAGAACTGAACGGTCATCATATATTAAGAAAAAAAGATATTATAGGTTCTAAAGGAAAACTCACCGTAGAGATCGTATACGAGGATCTAGAAGCCGAGGCCTTAGGAAGACCGGCACATGGAATTGCAAACCTCATCCGTTACGTGATCAGGACTTCTCGCGTTCATGTGGGTCTTGCCGCTTCTGGGATGTCAAGAAGAGCGTTCATGGAAGCTAGAGAATATTCCAGATACAGGACAGCTTACGGAAAGAAGATCCAGGATTTTCCTGCATATTCTAGAGAACTTGCGGAAATGAGGATCTTGTATGCAGCTTTGGTAATGCCGATTTTCCGTGGGATCGATTGGACCCAAAAAGGGATTTTGGCCGAACAGATCTCTACTCCTCTGATGAAGTATAGATCTTCTTCTCTATCCTCTCAGATCACTCATAGAGCGATTATGGCATTGGGTGGTTCGGGGATCATCGGCGATTACACTTGTTTACCGAGACTTCATAATGATTGTATCATCAACGAGACCTGGGAAGGAACTCACTTGATCATCACAGACCATGCACTTGGTGCGATGAATCGTGCAAAGATTAGAGATTCTTTCGTTTCGGAATTAAAGAAGAATTTTGACTCTGCTAAAAAATATCCCGAACTAAAAGCGATCTCTCAGTTAGGAGAAGATCTTCTGTTAGACTGGAATAAGAGCATTGAAGAAAAGCCGAGAGAATGGAAGGAAACTTATAGAGTGGATCTTTCCGATCAGGCTTATGGTGCTCTTGTTCTTTCCGAGTTTTTGGAGCAGGCTGTTTTTGATAGAGAATCCGGTTCTAAAAGATCCAGATTCGATTCTTTTGCAAAAGGTTTCGGTGCCTTCTTGTTTAGGACTCTTCCTAAAACTTCTGGAGATTACGATTCTTTCCGTTTGGATCAAGAAGAAGTAGATGAGATTGTAAACTGGTGATCTTCACCACGACAGCGATACGCAGTACGAAGTAGCGCGTTCTGAGCGAAGCGAAAGAGTCGCCCAGATCGCGCGTAAAAAGTTAAGCCAGTTTAGGGGCAAAAACTTTCTCCATATGTGCCTGTGGAATTGCTCCCACCACTTTTTCAGCGATCTCTCCGCCTTTGAATAACATTAGAGTCGGAATAGACTGAACTCCGTATTGTTGAGCCAATTCAGGTTTTTCGTCTATATTGACTTTTACTACGGTAACCTGTCCTTGGTGAGCTTGAGCGAATTTTTCCAGCTCAGGAGCTACCATTTTACAAGGACCGCACCATTCGGCCCAGAAATCTACTAGGATAGGTTTATCATGTGTTTTGAGAAGTTCGTTGAATGAACCAGGCATTGTGTTTTCCATACGAAGATTAGACCCATTCTAAATCGAATCGGACAATCCGTTTTTGGAGGTTTGGAGAATTTTTCGAAAAACTTTCTAGTCCGCGCGTAGCGTGGGTTAACCTAATAAATTTCGAAGAGCTGCTTCCAGATTCGGGTATCTGAATTTATAACCCAGCTCCTGGAGTCTTTTTGGAACCACTCTTTGGCCATGCGTTGCTACGATGGCACCTTCGCCGAGTGCAAGTGAAAGCGCGAACGAGGGCATTCTTGTGAACGAAGGTCGTCCTAGAGTTTTTGCCAGGGTCTTACTGAACTGCTCATTGGAGAGAGGTTCAGGTGATACTAGGTTGAATGCTCCTCTTGCTTCTTCTTTTCTGATTAGGAACATAATTGCAGAAAGTTGGTCTTCGATATGGATCCAGGAGAGGATTTGGTTTCCGCTTCCGATCGGTCCGCCTGCGAATAATTTGAATGCAGGCAACATCGTGGCGAGCGCTCCGCCTTCGGTGGTTAGTACGACTCCCGTTCTTAATAGAACGGTTCTGATTCCTGCTTTTTCCGCTTCTAAAGCTTCTTCTTCCCAATCTTTACAAAGGCTGCCTAACTCGTCGTCTGCTGCCGGACTGTCTTCGTCAAAGGGTGGGGTCCCTGTATCATAAGATCCGTAGATCCCGATCGCGGAAGAATTGAATAATGCTTTAGGTGCGAAGTCGCCTAAAGAGGTGAGTCTTGCGACTAAATCCCGAGTGAAGTCTACGCGAGAAGAACGGATCCTTTGTTTGTATTCAGGGGTCCAGCGAACTCCTGCGATAGGTTCTCCTGCTAGATTGATTAGAACGTTAACTCCTTCTAGATCCGCTCTGGTCGGAAGAGATCCAATCCGAACGTCCCATTCTGAAATTCTTTGGAGTCTGGGCGGCAATTTTCCGCTTCGGCTGAAGATGCGGACTCTATGTCCTTCTGCCTTTAAGCGGATCGCTAACATGGATCCTATGAGTCCCGTGCCGCCGGTAATTCCAATAAGCATTTCGCGAACCGCCTTTTTCTGAAATTTCTTTCCGAGATCATAATTCGAAATCGGTTTTCTTTCGACAAGAAGAAAGGAAATCCTTCTTGATCCCGAGTTAGGAAATCGGCATCTTTGGATGCAGTGGATTTTTTAAAATTGAACGCCGTTTCAAAAATTTGGGCAGCCGTTTTTGTTGCCGGACTGGTTTTTTCCAATTATTATCTATATTCTACAACGAATTCCAAGTTGGAATCCTATAAATCCGAACCTCCTTTTTTACGTTTTGATTTCACTGACTCTTATCTAGTAGACCGCTCTTCTCAGGCGCCTTATCTGGCGGACGGAAATTTGAATACGGAGTGGAGAAAGTTGAGACCTTCTTCCATGAAAATGGATTTTGACTTGGAGTTAAGACTTTCTCATCGTCTGAAGTCAGGAGTTTATGTTCCGACCAACTGGAAGGGGCTAAAAGTAATCGCTTGTTCTAAAAACACTCCTCTTCTTTCTCTCAAAATTCTAGAAAGAGAAGCGATCAATGTGGATAAGGAGTCCAGACTTCCTAATGACACAGAATACGGTTCGATCGATTTGGATTTTTCCAAATCGGAAACTGCTACTGTTTTACTAAAGAAGGACGCAGGTTCTGTCCTTCAAAAAGAATATCCGAGTGGGATTTGGATCTGGGCTGTGCAGGGTACTTTTCAAAGTGTTGGCCCGGATTCTTGTATTGCGGATATTCAACTCTTCGAATAAGTTTTTCCGGTGTCGATATGAACTTTTTAGAAACCGGCAGAATCGATTTACCAGAATATAAATCCAGTGCCTGGGAAAGCTTTCTTATCTATTTGTCCATCTTGGTCTTTAGTACAGCAGTTTTTGAAGAAGTCAGGGCCTTATTTTTAGTTCCAATTTTACTTCTTCTTTTCTTGTTAATCGGGTCTCAATTTAAGTGGAAATCCTTATTCTACCTGAATGTTCCGTTAGTTGCATTATCTTTTATTAATATAATTCCTTTTTCCAAAAATCTTTGGCCAGGCACGCTGATCGTGGCTTTAATTTTTTACTTTCTGTATTTTTCAAAAATTAGAAGGGCCGGGTTATTACGTTGGTTGGCTAAAGGAGAAGCTTCCAAACAGGTTTTAGGACTCTCTGTTCTGTTTGTTCTATCTGCAAGTATCGCTTTGTTTCTTTGGTTTTATCTTCTGAAGCCAGATATAAGCGATATCAAAGAGAATTTTCCAAAGGGCGAAGTTCCCATACTCATTGCGGCTGGGATCGGCTTTGCGATTTTGAATGCGATTGCAGAAGAGTTTTTATACAGAGGGATTTTATTCGAGTCGTTATTGGCGGCCAGATGTTCTATTTTTGGAGCACTCATTTTCCAAGCTTTCAGTTTTGGAATTTTACATCTGCATGGATTTCCTAGAGGCTGGGTGGGAGTCGGACTTGCCGGGATCTACGGTTTAATGACTGGGCTTATCCGAATTTTGAGTAAGGGAATTTATTATCCGGTGTTAGTGCATATTTTTGCGGATATTACGATAGCTGCGATCGTATTGTTTTTTGCTCGTTAGCAAAATTTTGGAGCCGATTTGATTTTTAAAGGCAGGGAGAAAATTGGGGTGAACGACGGGCTTGCCGTTACGCAGTCTCGCATCCTGTTCGACTTGGCTCCACGGCGTCTCATGCTTTCCTCGACACATCCTGTGTCTCGGTCGCGTTCATTTACGCTCCCTACGGGTCGCTATGAACGCTTTCAAGTATTCGCTTCAAGCCCTATCGTATATTAAGTTACATTGATTTTTAAGGATTAGAAGAAAATTGGGGTGAACGACGGGGCTTGAACCCGCGACAGCCAGAACCACAATCTGGAGCTCTACCAACTGAGCTACGTCCACCATATTTGGTGACCCGAGAGGGATTCGAACCCCCG
This genomic interval carries:
- a CDS encoding alpha-glucosidase; amino-acid sequence: MDSGSRSTVTSKRKKETATSVKLIKKPNTPRRGKKIDADWWKNAVVYQIYPRSFKDTNGDGIGDLEGIIQKLDYLNDGTPNSLGIDAIWLSPIYPSPMYDFGYDISDYESIDPVFGNLDTFKRLLKEAHKRKIRIIMDLVANHTSHQHPWFLESKSSKDNPKRDWYIWKDPIDGKPPNNWMGTFGGRAWTLDKTTGQYYYHSFLAEQPDLNWRNPEVKKAIFSMVKNWLDLGVDGFRLDVVNLFVKDSELRSNPRKRWIARPFDQQNHIYDRDRPEMHDILKDLRKLLDSYGDRMSVGEVMMEPPGTSALPASYYGTKGDELHLAFNFAFFYTPWKAEKFRDVIKEWEKYLRDKGWPNYTLSNHDFRRHITRYSKGRETTARAKIAALMLLTLRGTPFLYYGEELGMMDERVPKNRIQDPVGIRYWPVYPSRDNCRLPMCWSGDVNGGFSNGEPWLPVFSRYESVNVETQSRSIDSLLNFYKKLIWLRKGNEILKKGTLALDYDSPPGVLQYTREFEKKKCLIILNFENESKKIVANANRTAQILISTHRKPEKMEIPVVFEIAPYEGLVLEY
- a CDS encoding acyl-CoA dehydrogenase family protein; translation: MNHPLRLAENPGLSSYDLTSYKGNRGKNFYEEDKILQRVIERYSSDYKPDHKKAMLDHLKGYGELVGGILDELTEASHKEGKYGEVVKYDRTGNRIDQIVYSHEQKLSRKISYDYGIVNLDFHDEWKFPFTDLHRQALTYLANQNGEGGVTCPLAMTEGMIRVLQGIGTEEQKKKYLPLVAGKGSFSHFMAGQYVTERVGGSNVGANRTIARKGENGKWILNGEKWFCSNPGDLWVTTAKIEDTETVGLFLVPRIKDNGELNGHHILRKKDIIGSKGKLTVEIVYEDLEAEALGRPAHGIANLIRYVIRTSRVHVGLAASGMSRRAFMEAREYSRYRTAYGKKIQDFPAYSRELAEMRILYAALVMPIFRGIDWTQKGILAEQISTPLMKYRSSSLSSQITHRAIMALGGSGIIGDYTCLPRLHNDCIINETWEGTHLIITDHALGAMNRAKIRDSFVSELKKNFDSAKKYPELKAISQLGEDLLLDWNKSIEEKPREWKETYRVDLSDQAYGALVLSEFLEQAVFDRESGSKRSRFDSFAKGFGAFLFRTLPKTSGDYDSFRLDQEEVDEIVNW
- the trxA gene encoding thioredoxin codes for the protein MPGSFNELLKTHDKPILVDFWAEWCGPCKMVAPELEKFAQAHQGQVTVVKVNIDEKPELAQQYGVQSIPTLMLFKGGEIAEKVVGAIPQAHMEKVFAPKLA
- a CDS encoding TIGR01777 family oxidoreductase, with translation MLIGITGGTGLIGSMLAIRLKAEGHRVRIFSRSGKLPPRLQRISEWDVRIGSLPTRADLEGVNVLINLAGEPIAGVRWTPEYKQRIRSSRVDFTRDLVARLTSLGDFAPKALFNSSAIGIYGSYDTGTPPFDEDSPAADDELGSLCKDWEEEALEAEKAGIRTVLLRTGVVLTTEGGALATMLPAFKLFAGGPIGSGNQILSWIHIEDQLSAIMFLIRKEEARGAFNLVSPEPLSNEQFSKTLAKTLGRPSFTRMPSFALSLALGEGAIVATHGQRVVPKRLQELGYKFRYPNLEAALRNLLG
- a CDS encoding CPBP family intramembrane glutamic endopeptidase — encoded protein: MNFLETGRIDLPEYKSSAWESFLIYLSILVFSTAVFEEVRALFLVPILLLLFLLIGSQFKWKSLFYLNVPLVALSFINIIPFSKNLWPGTLIVALIFYFLYFSKIRRAGLLRWLAKGEASKQVLGLSVLFVLSASIALFLWFYLLKPDISDIKENFPKGEVPILIAAGIGFAILNAIAEEFLYRGILFESLLAARCSIFGALIFQAFSFGILHLHGFPRGWVGVGLAGIYGLMTGLIRILSKGIYYPVLVHIFADITIAAIVLFFAR